CTCTTCAATGGTGATCTGGCCGCCGTAACCGGCATTGAACACGCCGGTGACTTCCGGGTGTTCCGCCACAAAGGTCAGGGCTCCTACAATGTCTTTCACATAGATGAAATCGCGCGTCTGGGAGCCGTCCCCATACACGGTGATATCTTCCCCCTTGACAGCTTTTTCAATGAAAATGGGCACGGCCGCGGCATAGGCGCCCTTGGGGTCCTGCCGGGGGCCGAAGACATTGAAGAAGCGCACGGCCGCCGTATTGATTTTTCCTTCCGCCCGGAACATGTTGAGGTAGTATTCCCCGTCCAGCTTGGTAATGGCATAGGGGCTCTTGGGTTCCGGGTACATGGTTTCCAGTTTGGGCACCGTAGGATTATCTCCATAAATGGCGGCGGAAGACGCCAGCACGATTTTTTTGACTCCGGCGGCGGAAGCTTCCTCCAGCACGTTCAGCAAACCGTTGACGTTGATGTCGATGCATTCGCCGATCTTGCTCATGGATTCCGGCACGGAGACGAGCGCGGCCATATGGAAAATATAGTCCACCCCCTGCACCGCCTGGCGCACCAGCTCCCGGTCGCAGATGGAACCTTCGATGAATGTGTGCCTGAGCCCTTCCAGGTTTTTGAGATAGCCCGTGCGCAGGTTGTCCAGCACACGGATTTCTTCCGCCTTATCCTGATAGTGTTCCACAATATGGGAACCGATGAATCCGGCGCCGCCGGTTACGAGAATCTTCATGTTTTTCCGATGTTGGTAAATATTGATTAATAGCGGTCCACAATGGCCTTCATTTCATCCATCTGCGCCTCAATGGATTCCACCAGGGCCATCTGCGTACGGCAACGGTCCAGGTTGTGTTCCGGACGGTGGATTTTAAAATACACGTCACCGGACAGGTAGTCCGTCAGGAAGCGGATGCCGCATTCCATCGTGAGCAATTTGCCGGAGAACGGCAGCAGGCTCTTTTCCAGAGGCGTCAGGAAACTCTTGGCGGAACTCAGGTAACCCTGCACCAGAGCTTCAAACATGAACATGCGCATCGTGACCTTGGAGACGTCCTTTTCATCTTCCGCGGCGGGAGACGTGGCCGTCCGGATCATGTCGCCGAAGTCGTAAATGGCGGAACCGGGCATCGTGGTATCCAGGTCAATCACGCAAATACCTTCTCCGGTTACATCGTCCAGCATCACATTGTTCAGCTTGGTATCATTGTGCGTACAGCGCAGGGGCAATTCCCCGGATTTCAGGTAATCCACCACCATGTGGCAGTCCGCCTCGCGGGAAAGATACCAGTCTATTTCCTTCTGCACTTCCTTCACGCGCCCCAGGGGGTCGGACTGGATGGCTTCTTTCAGAGCCGCCAGGCGGGAAGTAGTATTGTGGAAATTGGGAATGGTTTCGAACAGGGGCTCTCCGGGCAGGTCTGCCGTGAGCTTCTGGAACTCGCCGAAGGCGCGCGCCGCTTCCTGGCACTGCTTGGTAGTTTCAATCTGGTCATACGTGCGTGCGCGTTCAATGAACGGGTACACGCGCCAGCAGTTGCCGTCCGAATCCAGGGCGTACGGCTTGCCGTCCACGGAGGGAACCAGCGTGAGAGTGCGGCGGTAAGCTTCCGGGCACTGTTCCTCTTTCAGGCGCTTCAGAGCGTGGTCCGTTACGCGCTTTACATTCTCCATCAGGGGGATGGGCTGCTTGAACACATTATGGTTCACGCGCTGGAGGATGTAACGGATACGCTGTCCCGCCTGATCCACCCAGATGCAGTAGGTGTCGTTGATGTGGCCGCTGCCGTAGGAGTAACCGTGGACAAAATCGCCGCGGAGATCGAACAGGGTTGATACAGCCTTGAGATCGTGCATAGGAAAAAAGGCTTAGTTGAGCTTTTCAGGGTATACGCCCTGCTGAATAAGTTTGTTGATGCCTTCCACAACCATGGGCTTGTCCCCCGGATAGGTCATGCCGAACCAGGAGGAAGAAGTGGGAAGAACAGCGCAATCCGCCCGGTCCGCATGAATCAGGGCGTCCACCACGGTGGGAATAAAGCATTCGCTCTTGGGTTCCTGGCCGTGTTCTTTCAGGAAGTCGACGAAATGATCTTCCGTCAGTTCAATGAAGGAGGGGGAGAACAGCCAGAAATTCATGGAAACCAGTTCTGCGGGATCCACCGGCAGGCGTTCGCCCTTCAGATTGTTGCCGCGCACGACGCCGTCTTCGTCAGCCTGGATTTTCACGAATTCCTCCACGCCGTCCAGCAGGCCGTCCTTGATGGAGCAAATGCCGCGGTTCACGTCCCCGTTGTCGGAGAGGGTGTTCTTCAGCGGATAGCCGATCATGCCGTAATGGGCCTTGCCGGGTTCATCCGTAGTGGAGGTCAGGAACTTGGCGGCCTGCACAAAAGCGTCCGCACCGTAAAAGTCATCCGCATTCACTACGGCAAAGGGTTCCTTCACCACGTGGCGGGCGGCACGCAGGGCGTGGGCGGTGCCCCAGGGCTTTTCCCGGCCTTCCGGCACGGAGAAGCCTTCCGGCAGGTCGTCCAGAGACTGGAAAGCGTAATCCACCTCAATCTTGCCGGCAAAACGGCTGCCGACCTTTTCCTTGAAAATATCTTCAAAGTCACGGCGGATAATGAATACCACTTTTCCGAAACCGGCCCGGATGGCATCATAAACAGAGTAGTCAAGAACTACTTCCCCGTTGGGGCCCATCGGATCAAGTTGCTTGAGACCGCCGTAACGGCTGCCCATGCCAGCTGCTAAAACAAGAAGTGTAGGCTTCATCATACGCAGGCCATTATGACCAAGCCTCCCCGTTTGGCAACAGGAAAATGCCGGAAAACCGGAGAAATCCGCCCGTTAAAAAACGTAAGAGCACCAAAGCCCCAGCACTACTTTTTTGAAATCGTCCCGCCCGTAGCCGCAATACCATCCCAGGAAAGGCTCCACCCGCAGAC
This region of Akkermansia muciniphila genomic DNA includes:
- a CDS encoding NAD-dependent epimerase/dehydratase family protein; the protein is MKILVTGGAGFIGSHIVEHYQDKAEEIRVLDNLRTGYLKNLEGLRHTFIEGSICDRELVRQAVQGVDYIFHMAALVSVPESMSKIGECIDINVNGLLNVLEEASAAGVKKIVLASSAAIYGDNPTVPKLETMYPEPKSPYAITKLDGEYYLNMFRAEGKINTAAVRFFNVFGPRQDPKGAYAAAVPIFIEKAVKGEDITVYGDGSQTRDFIYVKDIVGALTFVAEHPEVTGVFNAGYGGQITIEELAQNIIKAAGSSSKVLHAPERPGDVKHSRACADKLRNAGWQPRHTLPEGLATTLEYFKGILGR
- a CDS encoding phosphotransferase enzyme family protein, producing MHDLKAVSTLFDLRGDFVHGYSYGSGHINDTYCIWVDQAGQRIRYILQRVNHNVFKQPIPLMENVKRVTDHALKRLKEEQCPEAYRRTLTLVPSVDGKPYALDSDGNCWRVYPFIERARTYDQIETTKQCQEAARAFGEFQKLTADLPGEPLFETIPNFHNTTSRLAALKEAIQSDPLGRVKEVQKEIDWYLSREADCHMVVDYLKSGELPLRCTHNDTKLNNVMLDDVTGEGICVIDLDTTMPGSAIYDFGDMIRTATSPAAEDEKDVSKVTMRMFMFEALVQGYLSSAKSFLTPLEKSLLPFSGKLLTMECGIRFLTDYLSGDVYFKIHRPEHNLDRCRTQMALVESIEAQMDEMKAIVDRY
- a CDS encoding nucleotidyltransferase family protein, yielding MKPTLLVLAAGMGSRYGGLKQLDPMGPNGEVVLDYSVYDAIRAGFGKVVFIIRRDFEDIFKEKVGSRFAGKIEVDYAFQSLDDLPEGFSVPEGREKPWGTAHALRAARHVVKEPFAVVNADDFYGADAFVQAAKFLTSTTDEPGKAHYGMIGYPLKNTLSDNGDVNRGICSIKDGLLDGVEEFVKIQADEDGVVRGNNLKGERLPVDPAELVSMNFWLFSPSFIELTEDHFVDFLKEHGQEPKSECFIPTVVDALIHADRADCAVLPTSSSWFGMTYPGDKPMVVEGINKLIQQGVYPEKLN